The nucleotide sequence CAGTTCATTCTGTGGGAAAGATGGCCAATGACTATAAATAACAGACTTTAAAACACTAAAGAAATATTGATTAGTGAAGTTTCACCTCGTTTTCAGTGATGCCAACAACAATGAAAAGGGCTGCATACTGACGATAGACCAGTTTGTAGTCTTTATACTCCACAAATGAACACTGAGGAGAAAGAGAATTAGTTCAAAAGCTAATTGTAATTCTAAAGGATTTACgtttaaaaacataatttcgtATGTCCTTTATATCACTTAAATTACCCTGAGGGTCAGTGATATTCATAATATTCTCCACCGCAAAGAATGGCTATTATAAAAAGTGTGGTTTACCATTAAATTGAGAGTAAAGGGGAAACATGACTGACCTCTTCCTTCCTCCGAGCGAGACATCCCCTAACCACGTCAGCTTCAAGAGCTGCTCTTTTCCCAAGCTCCACTTGTTCATAATACTTGGATAGGCGAGTCTGCCCCTGTTTGTTGACCATAAGTAGGAACTTGATCATAGTAATTCAGGGGCCACTTGAAAGGATAAATTACATAATTAGCAAACAACTGGGAAGGCAAAAAGTAAGCAGTTTTCTTTGTAAAACGATAAATAAATTACATCACATTATTTACGTCATAACCGAGTTTTTGTGATGCACACCGTGTGTGTGCAAATGATGCACACCGTGTGTGTGCATCATTTGGATATTTCTCAAAAttgctgttatttatttttattatttttatttttaattatttgaaatGAGCAAAACCAAGCGCAcctttaaattatgaaaataaaatggaaaCATGTATTTCACTCTAATCCGCccgatttatgttttttttttcagtgccacgtttttgtatgaaaaatatataaattaaaacagTTGTTATCTGTAACAGATAGATAAAATACGGTAACCAACAGTTTGCACTAAAATACCATAGTAGTCAACATAAATAATTAACGCTAGGTGGATTGCTTGACAGAGAAGATCATGTGATGCCAACATGGCAGCGTCCATGAGAGGGCGACCTGCTCCATGTAGAGAAaaagttttcttttcttctttcatGTTAGTTTAgctatataattataataatacattttaaatatttcaaattgGCCATACCaagtgcaaaaaaaatcaaaaggtGAAAAAAGCTATTGGATATTTTACTTAGCCAGACTTTATATGCATAGCTATTTTTCAACGCCACATTTTTTACGTTTTATACCGTCGGTCAGGTACATGTATACGCATGCGCAGTTCCCGCCCGTCAGTCTGTATTCGGATGACTCGAGACAGCGCAGGGTTGGGTGAACGCGTCCCATCATGCAGCGCGCGCGCCAGtcctccctcactcactcacccccGCAGTAGGAGACTCACATCCAGGGATCGGACTAATGGCGGCCGGCAAATCCGTGCGCTGACACGAAATCTACAACAGCCGCTCAGGTGCCAGCCTATTTCGTGGGGGGCAGGGCGACGTCCCATCGCTACACGAACAGTAAAGAAGGGAGGGTTGAGGGGAAACAATCGGCGACTTCTAGCAGGACTTTCCTATTTTTAAACATGGATGAACAGCCCggcggaggaggaggaggaggaggaatgGCCGCCCAGAGACAGCAGCAGCAGCCGCAGCTCGCACCGCAGCAGGGCAACAACAGCATTAATCCCCAGATCGCAAGCGCTGGAGGAGCGCCTATGGTCCAACAACAGCAAGACGAGATGCCCAGGCCCCAGCAGTACACCATCCCGGGGATTTTACACTACATCCAGCACGAATGGGCCCGTTTCGAGATGGAAAGGGCGCATTGGGAAGTGGAGAGGGCCGAACTCCAGGTAAGTTACAGACCCGTGGATTTGCTGATACAGTAGTATTAACCCCGAGTGGGGACGTTGCTCGCCATCAGATCGGCTGCTTTAATTAAAGACGTATCGTTGATTTAGTAAGCAATATACTAACGTTACAGGTCTCGCAAGCTTCCTGCCCGCCCATTTGCACTAAACGGGAACCGTTTCGTTATAATAAACGAATCCGTTTGCAGTTTAAGTATGCGAGACAGGGCATTTAGTACGGACGTATTTTAATACAGCGATTTAGTATGTCGCGTCGCTCACTCGCTAGTAGTGTGAGAGCTAAGCTAAGCTAACATGACATCGTTGTATTAGCGGTATTACGTGACGGCCGGTACGGTCGAATCAGATTATCTTACCCACGAACACAGGAGCAGATCTAATAGTCGTCGTTGTGGATTTATCGTGTCAGGAGAAGGCATCTGTCAATGAAAGCCAGCAGACTTTGTCAACTATTCTCCCGTTCTGCCATTTTGTTTTGGTCAATATGGCGTCCGTATGGGTTGCTTCTTTGATTGATCCATCCTACTAACGTTACCGCTCACTTTCACACCCCACTGTAATGTACAGTATTTTTCTAACACAGCATAtcttttcttttaaaacaaTTAGTAGAAAATGACGCTGTTTCCTTCTTATTTTCCCTGTGAGTTCACGTAATAATCCTCAGATAAAGGAGACGTTAGGCAGAATGACAGCGACAGCCACCTTTAGCATAAAAAGATGCATTGGAAGTGAATAGTGACCGTGATTGCGAGCAGCTTACGTTATGACTTACAtctacatttatattacatataagAAAGAAAGTTATACCGGTTTGGTGCaacatgagggtgggtaaaTAATGATAGTGTTCAAttttgggcgaactatcccTTGATGCTATGAGCTGATAACCTTTCTAACGTTAGTTTTGCTCCCCATCTGAGCACCAAACTTATTACTGATTAATTATTTAGATGAAAGTATCAAGATGCTATGTAAATGTATTCCACCATCAAATGTATTATTACTTACTCACTCTGATGTTtatccaaacctgtatgactaaTTTGATGTGCAGCACAAAAACAGATGTCCGACATAAACAGGCCCAGTTGCCATTTACCTTCACTGTATGAAAAAAGATTATATTTAGCAGGGTGTACATGTACTGTTTGCAGGTTTGTTTTttggggtagttcacccaaaaattaagtCTTGCCTAAAAGCCTAAAGTTATTCTGAATCCAAACTTCTATTCTTCTGATCACAagtgaagatctttttgatgaaatctgagagctctctgtcCCTCCCTAGACAGCTATGCAACTAAAACTTTGAAACTTCCAAAAGTTCATCAAGAGATCGTAAAAAGGAATCCACTTGAATTGAAGGGTTTCATCCATATTAAGTCCAAAACAGAAATAATTTAGGCTTTTGTTTCACATATCCATCAATGTACACATCAGTTATGATAAACGTAAGCTCAAGCACGTTTGCCTGATGTGGACAACCaatcaatctgttcatcatataagtGATTGTGAacatttggactaaaccactcaaaTCATGGATTAGTTTTctgatctcttttttttttaaaatctttttgaagcgtcaaagtggtagtggtagttgcatagctgtcaatAGAGAGTACAGAACTGGTTtcgattttatttaaaaaaaatcttaatttgtgttccgaagatgaacgaaagtcttgcTGGTtgggaacaacttgagggtgagcaattatttacagaactttcatttttgggtgaaatatctcTATATCTGCAATATTGTAGgatgttgtttttaaaggtatagttcacccaaatatcaaaattgtcataatttacttaaCCTCATGTCGTTTTTGCCTGTCACATTTCACTTGAAAAATAAGTCATAaagatttggaatgacatgagtgtgtgtgaataatGACAGACagttaatttttgggtgaactattacCATAAGTGTGTTTTGACGGCTACATTTCCCAGCCCACCCGTATTAATGGGTGTAGCCATCATATTTTCAGCCTAGTGGAGGTGAGGGTGGCAGTTTAGCTTTTGTGAATGAGGAAAGAAGCTAGAATGCCTGTGGCAGGACGTTGCATTATGTAAACATAGTCAGTCTTCCCTTTTGGAGGCAGAGGAGTTTTCACCACCCCTGTATAGACTTGTTTAGTGACATACTTTCTGGATGACTCCCACCTCAAACCTAATGGGCACTTTTCATTATTCAGAGGAAGTCAGCTTGGTCTTCTCAGAAAAGGGGTTGGTCTTGTTTATCAGCTCTGCATTCCATGTTTCCGATGTTCACATGTTTCACATGTTCAGATGCCACCTAATCGTCAGATACTGATCATATCGCAAACACAATAAACCTTATCAAATCATGTTGAACTTGCCAGATATTAACTTTTTGATTCTCCAGCCTCGCATGCTGATTTTTGAGTCCATTATCACATATCTTTCATGCATTTGGCATCTTCTGTATGTATAGGAGACTTAGCTAATGTTATCGTAGTGAATGGTGGTTCAGTCCTGCTTTAACACGGTCTGGTTCTAATTGATGTGAAACTCTTCCTGTCAGTTTGCCGGGCCTCGTAGGCATAGCTGCTAGCAGAGATGTCCTGAGCAGTCACATCAGGAATAGGCCTGATTCGAGTTATCTGGGTTAGCTCCGGGTTTGTAGGTCATGTTATCACCATCTTCAGAGTTGTTGCTCATTGCAACTCTCCAGCCTTCAGAGATGGTTAGTGTTAGGTTTTATATTTATCATTGCAACTTTCATGAATGTCTATAAAAAATCTCCATCTCTTTCAAATGCTGAGATATCTCTACTAGGGGTCGTATTACAGGAACTTCTTGTAAATCCTTTTTGAAAGACTTTTGTTACTTACATTTacacaaatgtttccaagaatgttaaaTACAGAGAAAtgagcaattttaaccaggacacggactagggctgtcaacgaatattctaaattcaattatatatatatatatatatatatatatatatatatatatatatatatatatatatatatatatatatatatatatatagggctgaacgatatggacaaaatgtaatatctcgATTTTCATGCCAGATATCTCAATATCGATACAATACGATATGACTACGTGTTCGGTGAAAACCAAGCATTTCTCAGAAAACTAAAAAGATTTAAGCCTACATTTCAAAAAGTTGTgtcagaaaatgtattgtttttaagcCTTTCGCACGTACGATCACACAGGTGTAATCAGTCTAGGCTGGTCCCTGGAGTGGATGATCAAGTGCATCACATGGTCAACTGCTAAATCCAAATGTTGAATTTAGCCAGAGACAGGCGCGCTCAGAGCTGTCATATATCACAGCATTTCAATGTTTTCATCCACATACTGTTTATTTCAGGTTTCAAACATATAAATTCACATAAGtactaaaaaaacaatacatttagagtttgtaaaatacacactgatgtctatgaAAGAGGTTATAATAATCATTTCCATTATAATTCGAcacgttttattcatatcagatacacacatTGTGTAAGTACCTTCAATGTTTACTCTATTCTATTCCCAGTTCACCAGCCACTTAATTTTAAGTATTTCAGGAGAAATGGATGAATTCACATGTTGTGAATCCAACAGATCCGATTCTCTGAACTGCGTCTGAGGCACAAACTAACACGGCGGCGCCCATCGCGCATACAGCTCAACTAACGCGATCATTAAAGgtgtttaaacaacaatattCTTCCACTTGCATGTATTCGACAATCagaatatcagatatttcatgccatagctaacacatttgtgaatattctgaataaaaaaggaaaaatgacataaagcagatcatcattcattcagcGCTTATCGTCTATATCGTTGCTTTTTTTGATAGTAATATCTTGAAAGTTCATATCGATATAGATACGATAACgatatatcgttcagccctagtaGATTCTGGATTCAGAATCGATTCTGTGTTCAGTTCAAAATGCCACTTCACTACTGTAAGCGCGCGGTCACTGGCCAAACAGAAAAACACGTTGATAAACGAATGTTCGTATGCTGACCGTTCACAAAGCCCAACCcttttagttactgttgctatgtcCGACATGCCATGGGCTTCTCATGCCACATACACGTTCTCACATAGAGAAAATACATTGCGGAGCAAAGAGGACACTGACAACACGCCTACAGACAGGACAGAGCAAGTTACTTTCGATATGAAACAAAGTCTAAactttaaaatgttgtgtttttttaaagaaatgtaaaccACAAATATTGTCTTTTTAATGTGTCGTGATCACTAGCGGCTTGTGAACCGATTATCTATTCCTTTAAGTTCATTGATAagcataaaataaacatgaatgaacactAAAAGAAATGTTGTTTCAACCGCGGAAAGACATCAGTACACCGTTTTCAAGTTCAAGTCCACCAACGTTAATCTCTCCTGACTGCTTTGTCGGACCAACCGGCAGATTCGgcgatgtgattggtcagatcacctgtcaatcaaactcgCGGTGAAGGGTGAATTTGAAGATAAAATGGACAAACTATGACCTGCTTACCTGACATAACTCTGTTgcttttaaatgtgctatataaggccatccttaaaaatattttggtttgcagtaacagtaaaaaaaaattaaaaaaagggtcggtaggtaggtaaaagaattttttttcaaattttaatgtaaaaaaaaaaagtacatttttggtgatggtgattacgtaggtatgaatttaaactgactgggtcttcaagccgtgccttcgggcgcataggctaattgcaggctatatagaccacaaacaaattgaaatatttgtcaaaaacatgtttattgcataaatttcaggtgcattcatTAAGAAAAGGTTCCTACCAccgctagctgtcattgactcatagctgtcaaccctccctttttttcctGGGTTTCTCaggtattttagctcttttcacGCTATCTTCCCATTTTAGTATTTTCCAGTGATatgatatgtatatgtattcgtatttttacgctcgattgtgttgactcagaacacgcaactctctgtgtctctgaagtggcttgcacttgtTGCTAAACCAACGCATCTgttgatatagactagtgtatttgaatattaaaaatatattttttttatgaattaaattaattaagtagctataacctactctttactggtaaatattacagtaaacaaacatcacagacaatggcagaccatttttttcagacgttaaattttttgtaatatgtatcgTCTCTCAGTTTTTTtaaagagacactgcccctctttcctccttcttggcagcctacatttagaataatagatttgattaacattaatgatgaaaaaggttaaaaaatcgttattgtttggattgtttttcctgctgTCGAGCCACAGCCATTCACTAAATCAGTGTTtaccaaccttttttcagtcatggcaccctttgaaaattTTCTAATTTTGTGACACCCCCATACATATGTTACACTAGGGGTGTAATTGCTCACGGctcggtttgtatcacggttttagtttcacggtttcagtacggtttGGTATTTGGTGGTGGTGGccgaggagattccccccttctatatgtaaagcgcttcgggtgtctagaaaagcgctataacaatttaattaattattgttatttgcCATGCTCagggaaagaaagaactactgtcaaataaaaataaagaaaataagaacaaaaaacttaaatacaagcagaagcacaaataaatactattgagcaaagatactaataaaataaacaatgcttttcagattttttcaggtaggtctaacattagtttttaggtagagcaattgaattaata is from Pseudorasbora parva isolate DD20220531a chromosome 10, ASM2467924v1, whole genome shotgun sequence and encodes:
- the ap4s1 gene encoding AP-4 complex subunit sigma-1 isoform X2 gives rise to the protein MIKFLLMVNKQGQTRLSKYYEQVELGKRAALEADVVRGCLARRKEECSFVEYKDYKLVYRQYAALFIVVGITENENELSIYELVHNFVEVLDKYFSRVSELDIMFNLDKVHIILDEMILNGHIVETNKNRILAPLLALDKMAES
- the ap4s1 gene encoding AP-4 complex subunit sigma-1 isoform X1, encoding MPSPDTINPQRRLLDLLLCSWGQTRLSKYYEQVELGKRAALEADVVRGCLARRKEECSFVEYKDYKLVYRQYAALFIVVGITENENELSIYELVHNFVEVLDKYFSRVSELDIMFNLDKVHIILDEMILNGHIVETNKNRILAPLLALDKMAES